In the genome of Montipora foliosa isolate CH-2021 chromosome 3, ASM3666993v2, whole genome shotgun sequence, one region contains:
- the LOC137995010 gene encoding trace amine-associated receptor 1-like, translating to MDFNKWNPFWATCFAVMSFLIIVGNSLTIATLLKKQFRKGPHFLLISLAVADLFVGCVIPLYMARTIINRKKLSFALYLSVFANVSAIFHLLVISLERLHAILRPFRHRQLSLKAYWVAIATPWILSLSLAISTFMLRRFLKRSDGAYFLIAFLTTPLLVTCCSYFAIWKRRRESRDKVRSFRQSQEARFSRTIFLLVAASFITCMPFQMCNIVIGLSPTTSIPLSAIFVTNLLQFSNSFVNFVIYFLRFPSYRKALFSSVFCKAPKHKTVTTPFPSYEQTRSSRALETSF from the coding sequence ATGGACTTCAACAAGTGGAACCCCTTCTGGGCGACTTGCTTTGCCGTAATGAGTTTTCTTATCATCGTTGGAAATTCTCTTACCATTGCAACACTTCTGAAAAAACAGTTTCGCAAGGGTCCTCATTTCCTGTTGATCAGTTTGGCCGTTGCTGATCTGTTTGTTGGATGCGTGATACCACTGTATATGGCCAGAACAATCATCAACCGAAAGAAGCTCTCATTCGCTTTGTACTTATCCGTATTCGCTAATGTCTCTGCCATCTTTCATTTACTTGTGATTTCTCTTGAAAGGCTCCACGCAATTCTTCGGCCATTTCGTCATCGACAGCTTAGTTTGAAAGcctactgggttgccatagcAACACCTTGGATCCTTTCCTTGTCATTGGCAATTTCAACCTTTATGCTGAGAAGGTTTCTGAAGAGGTCGGATGGAGCATACTTCCTCATAGCTTTTCTAACAACTCCATTGCTCGTAACATGTTGCTCCTACTTTGCAATCTGGAAAAGGAGGAGGGAAAGTCGCGATAAGGTGCGCAGTTTTCGACAAAGCCAGGAAGCAAGATTCTCGAGAACCATTTTCCTTCTAGTAGCAGCATCTTTCATAACTTGCATGCCTTTTCAGATGTGTAACATTGTCATAGGTTTATCGCCCACTACGTCCATTCCTTTATCGGCCATTTTTGTTACAAACCTCCTTCAATTCAGTAACTCGTTTGTGAACTTTGTTATCTACTTTCTTAGGTTTCCTAGCTACcgaaaagctttgttttccaGTGTGTTCTGTAAAGCGCCGAAACACAAAACTGTAACAACCCCTTTTCCCTCATACGAGCAAACGCGCTCCTCTCGGGCGCTTGAAACTTCATTTTAG